A portion of the Longimicrobium sp. genome contains these proteins:
- a CDS encoding DsbA family protein, with protein MAAVPVLVFTDFTSPFCHVAEAALRRLEGEGLAAPRYAAFELYPAGAALPAAPLPDEIAAARPLADELGIALAAPGAMPRTRKAHEAAKFAAARGVEREMREAVFAAYFRDGRDVGRIDVLVELGAALGLDATELKVVLDVDSLSGAVAADEALARRLGIAAVPALVVGAGADAELVTGALPYAELRALLERKQGGGDRPSPER; from the coding sequence TCTGCCACGTCGCCGAGGCCGCGCTGCGCCGCCTGGAGGGCGAGGGACTGGCCGCGCCGCGCTACGCCGCCTTCGAGCTGTACCCGGCCGGCGCCGCGCTCCCCGCCGCGCCGTTGCCCGACGAGATCGCGGCGGCGCGCCCGCTGGCTGACGAGCTGGGGATCGCGCTCGCCGCGCCGGGGGCGATGCCGCGGACGCGCAAGGCGCACGAGGCCGCGAAGTTCGCCGCCGCGCGCGGGGTGGAGCGGGAGATGCGCGAGGCCGTCTTCGCCGCGTACTTCCGCGACGGGCGCGACGTGGGGCGCATCGACGTGCTGGTGGAGCTGGGCGCGGCGCTGGGGCTCGACGCCACGGAGCTGAAGGTGGTGCTGGACGTCGATTCGCTGAGCGGCGCCGTGGCGGCCGACGAGGCGCTGGCGCGGCGGCTGGGGATCGCCGCGGTGCCGGCGCTGGTGGTGGGCGCGGGGGCCGACGCGGAGCTCGTCACCGGCGCGTTGCCGTACGCCGAGCTGCGGGCGCTGCTGGAACGGAAGCAGGGAGGGGGCGATCGTCCCTCTCCGGAACGATAG